The DNA sequence GTTGCTCACCGAGCGACTAAGCCGGTATTTGAAAGATCCGTCGGTTAATATCCGACAGTTGAATCAGAAAGTAACGGTCATTGGCGAGGTGAACCGGCCGGGTGTTTTGAACCTCCTTAATGCGCAAACCAGCTTGCCGGAGCTAATTGGCATGGCAGGTGACCTAACCATTTTTGGTCGTCGTGACAATGTCATGCTGATCCGGACGAAGAACGATAAGCGGGAAGTGGTCCGCCTTGACCTGACATCGAGAAACGTTCTTAATTCGCCTTATTTTTTCGTTCAGAATAACGATGTTATCTACATCGAGCCGCGCAGTGCGCGCGTAACGGCTGCCGATCGGACGGTTCAACTTTTACCTATTGTGTTAGGAGCAACCTCCAGCATTTTAGTATTGATCAGCATTTTTCTTAAATAGAATCGGTTGATTCCGATTAAGAAAATAACTCATTCTTCCTTAAATACGTATTGCTGTGGTCGAAAATAATTATAGTTATCCGGACGCGAATAAGCCTGTTAATATGCGCTTATTTTTTTCCAAATACCTCCGCAACTGGTATTGGTTTGTGTTGGCTATTGGTCTGGCACTGGGTGGAGCCTACTGGTATCTCCGCAACTCTACGCCTATTTATCAGGTGAGAGCGGTTGTTCTCGTCAAAAAAGATAATAGCGGTGCTATTGGCGATAATATTGTCAATGCCGAAAAAGGACAACCCGCCGAAAAAAATATCGAGAACGAAATTGAAACACTGCAATCCAGAACTCTGGTGCAGAAAGTTGTCGATAACCTGAACCTGACGGTAGCGTATTTCAAAAAGGGTAAAATCCACGAAAATGAGGAAATTTACCAAACGTCGCCAATTAAGGTAACGGCGAAAGAATTGAATCCGCTGGCTTATCAGGGCCTTATGTCCATTCGTATCTTGGATAAAAACAAATACGAATTAATGGACGAGGAAGGGCAGCCAATTGCTCAATATATGTTCAATCGAGCAATTCAGAATGATTACGGCAATTTTACCGTTTCATTGATCGATTCGCTTTATAAACCCACGGAGAACGTTGTCAAAGTAGCTTTTTACGATAACGATGATATTACCCAGCAATATCAGTCGGCGATTAAAGTTGTTTTGCAGAACCAGAAAAGTACAGTTCTCCAGCTGAGCATGGAAACACCCATTCCAGCCAAGGGTAAAGCTGTATTGCGGGAGCTGCTTAACCAGTACACTTCGTCGTCGGCATCGGCCCGAAACCAGGAAGCAGCAACGACGCTCAAGTTCATCGATGACCGGCTGAAACTGATTACGGGTGAACTTGGAAATGTTGAAAAAAACGTAGAATCCTACAAGAGTGATCAGGGCATCACAGACCTTAGTGCCGAAGGCAATCTGTTCCTTGGCGCCGTTCGCGATAACGACGCCCGTCTGAACGACATTGGTATTCAGTTGCGGGTGCTGGATGGCGTGGAGAGCTACCTTAAGAGCAGTTCCAGCGGGGTAGCTCCGGCGACATCGATGGTCAACGACCCGGTTTTGTCAGGCCTGCTGGGCAAGCTCAGCGAACTTGAAACCCAGGAGGAGAAATACAGCCAGACGACGCAGCCCGACAACCCGTACCGCAAAACGGTAACGGCGCAGATTGCCTCGACCAAGAGCGCCATCAAAGACTACGTAAAAAACCAGCGGCAAAACCTGGTCATTACCCAGAAGGGTCTCAACCAGCAAAATAATCGAATCAGTTCGTCCATGCGTACCATTCCGCGCAAGGAACGGGAGTACGTCAACATCAAGCGGCAGCAGGCCATCAAAGAGAGCCTGTACATTCTGCTGCTGCAGAAGAAAGAGGAAACGGCGATCTCGTACGCGTCGAGCGTTATGAATATCCAGATTATGGATTATCCATACAGTTCGCCCTACCCCATCAAGCCCAACCGGAGCAGCATCTTCATGCTGGCGTTCTTCGCCGGTCTGTTGATTCCGGCGGGCCTCATCAGCGGCCGTAGCCTCCTGAACGACAAGGTACAGTCGCGCAAGGAGATTGAAACCGTAACGGGCATTCCCGTCTTCGGTGAGATCACCCGCAAACCAAAAGAGCTGAAAAACAACGTCATTGACCTGACAAATCATACGCTTATCTCGGAGCAGTTCAAGATTCTGCGGGCCAACATCCAGCATTCGTTCGGTCAGCGGGACGCGGGTGATGGGCAGGTTATCCTGATCACTTCGTCGGTCAGTGGTGAAGGCAAGAGCTTCGTGAGCCTCAATCTGGCGCTGAGCATGTCACTGCTCAACAAGAAAGCCATCGTGCTGGAACTGGATCTTCGCAAGCCACAGATCGTGCAGTACCTGGGCCAGCCGCAGTTCAGCAGCAAAGGTATTTCCACTTATCTCGCTGGCGAAGCGGACTATCCGGACCTGATTCAGCAAACGGATGCCCACCCGAACCTGTACTTCATTCCGAGTGGCCCTATCCCCCACAACCCGACCGAGTTGCTGTCGAATAGCCGGATCAAAGGGTTGCTGGATCAACTACGTCGCGAGTTCGATTACATCATTCTCGATACGCCACCGGTGAGTATGCTGGCCGACGCGGGTTTGCTGAGTGCCTACGCCGACACGGCGCTGTATGTGGTTCGCCACGAGTACACGCCCCGCAACTACATGCGGCTACTGTCTGACCTGCGGGATAGCCACAAGTTCAAGTCACTGAACCTGATCGTTAACGCGGTCAACTACCCCAACAGCGAAGATTTTGGCTACGGGTACAACTATTCCAAGCGCAAGGCCTATTAACCCTGCCCGATAAACGGTTATCGCTGCTCCTGTTCACCTAGCCTGTTACGACTATGCCCTGGTTCGTTCTTTATACAAAATCTCGCAGTGAGAAGATGGTTGCGGAAAAACTGCGGGCAATGAATATAGAGGTGTACTGCCCGCTGATTAAGTCCCAGCGGCAGTGGTCCGACCGGACCAAGGTCGTGGAGGAGCCATTGTTTCGGTCCTATTGTTTCGTGCGCTTAAAAGAGCACGAGCGGTCGGTCGTTTTTGGCGTACCGGGGCTGGTACGGTACCTGTTCTGGCAGGGAAAACCCGCCATCGTGCGCGACACCGAAATCGATTCGATAAAATCCATGCTGAACGAGGTCGATCATCAGCTGATTCACGCCCAGCCTTTGAGGGCCGGCGATTTGCTGACGATTAAATCAGGGGTCTTTCAGGACTCGGTAGGTACGATCGTTCGACAGGATGGAAAAATTGTCACGGTGATGCTGGAGTCGATGCAACTGGTCCTTAAAGTGGACTTGGCAACGACATCGGTGCTGAGCTAAGCATACCAACAGCCCCGTGATACGCTATATTTTTTTGCCCGCTTAGGTTCCGTTATGGGACTGAAAGGGCGGAGCCGTACCAGAACCCCCTGCGGTCAGGGCAGTCGGGTATGCCGCCGGGCACACGTAACGAACCTTTATGAAAGCAGTTATTGCACAGTTCACCAACAAACCCGCCTACGAAAAGGCACTACACTGGGCCAAGCTTATTTCAGTTACTGGAGCAGCCCAGGTTATTGTTCAGGCCGTGGGGTTTGCGAGTGGTATCCTGGTGATTCGGTTGCTTCCCACGCAGGAGTACGCCCTCTATACCCTGGCCAACACGATGCTGGGAACCATGACCGTACTGGCCGACGGGGGCATTGCCACCGGCGTTATGGCGCAGGGTGGCAAAGTGTGGCAGGACCGAACCAAACTCGGTGAGGTGCTGGTGACGGGTTTTGACCTACGGAAGAAATTTGCGGTGGGTAGTCTGGCGCTGGCTATTCCGGTACTGCTTTACCTGTTGCACCATCACAATGCTGACTGGAAAACGTCGATCCTGATCGTGCTGGCGTTGATACCGGCTTTCTTCACGGCGCTGTCGGGAACGTTGCTGGAAATTGCGCCCAAGTTACAGCAGCGGGTGGTACCGCTTCAGAAAATTCAGATTGGTGTAGCCCTGAGCCGGCTCGCGCTGCTCAGCGTCAGCATTTTCGCGCTGCCGTTTACGTTCATTGCCATTCTATCGGCGGGGCTGCCACAGATCTGGGCCAACCGGAAAATCCGGAAAATATCGTCGGAATACGCCGATAACACCCAGCCCGTCAACCTGGAGGTTCGGAAAGAGATTCTGTCGATGGTAAAGCGGCTACTGCCCCTCGACATTTATTACTGCGTATCGGGTCAGCTCACGATCTGGCTCATTTCCATCTACGGGTCCACGGCCGGTGTAGCGCAGGCCGGGGCGCTGGGTCGGCTACCGGTAGCATTGACTCTGTTTACGGTATTGGTCGGCTCGCTCGTGCTGCCCCGGTTCAGCCGCATAGCAGGTGAGCGGACGGTCGTACTAAAGCAGTACATAAGCATTCAGGTTGGCCTGCTGCTGTTGTCAGTAGCCATTGTTGGTGCCGTAGCGCTGTTTTCCAATCAGATTCTGTATGTGCTGGGGCCGCAGTACCTGGGCCTGGACAGCGAGCTGATCGTGATGATGGCAGGTAGCGTAATCGGGTTCATGGCAGCTTCATCGCTGTTCCTTTGCACCTGCCGGGGTTGGGTGATGAATCCCATCATCTCGATTCTGGTCAGCATCGGCGCGGTCGTGGTTGGTCTGATGATCATCGACGTTACAACGCTCAAGGGCATTTTCTGGCTGAACATTTTCACCAGCATCGTGCAGTTGAGCATGAATGTCATTTACGGATTGTCGCGCATTCTGAAACTCCGGACCAGCGCCAGTTAGCAACGGCCCCGATGTCCGGCGTTGTTTTTCATTGATTCACGACATTCAAGTTCACCAGGCATGGTAAAGATTCTGTTGATTACCCATCGTTACTACCCGGATATTGGCGGGATTGAGTCCGTCTCGGCCATGCTGAGCGACTCATTTCATCGCGCCGGGTATGACGTACGGGTAATAACGTGGACGGTCGAGACAGGCACAAAGTCGTTTCCTTACGAAATCGTCCGCAACCCAACGCTCGGGCAGATCATCGCACAGCTGAAATGGGCCGATGTGGTGTTCGAGAACAACCCAAGTCTACGTATGTCGTGGCCGAATCTGGTGATCAACAAACCGCATGTTACCGCCCTGCACACGTGGATATCCCGGCCCACCGGCGAAAAAGGGCTGGTTGATCACCTAAAGCTATCCTTGCTGGACCGCAGTGATATTGTGACGGCTTGTAGTACAGCGATGAAGGAGCATTGCTACCCGAAAGCAGTAGTCGTCACCAATCCGTATGACGACAAGACCTTCCGCCGAATTGACACCATCAAACGTACCAAAGACCTCGTCTTTCTGGGCCGGCTGGTGTCCGACAAGGGCGCAACGATTCTGGTACAGGCGTTTAACCAGCTCCTGACCGACGAACGCCGGCGGGGAACGGCCGCCATCCGGACGCTGACCATCATTGGCGACGGTCCAGAACGGGCTCAGCTCGAAGCCGACGTAGCCCGGTTTGGTATCAGCGACCAGGTGACGTTCACCGGAAGCCTGCGCGACGAAGCCCTGACGGAGGAACTTAACCGGCACCGTATCATGGTCATCCCTTCGCTCTGGCAGGAGCCGTTCGGGGTGGTGGCGCTGGAAGGGATGGCCTGCGGGTGTATCCCCATCGTGTCGAAGGTAGGTGGATTGCCCGATGCCATCGGCAATGCAGGCCTGACTTTCACCAAGGGCGATGTCAGTTCGCTGGTCGACGCCATCTACAGCATTGCCGATAACCCGTCGTTCGAAGAAGAGCTTCGGCGGCTGGCCGTCGATCACCTGGCCGCCCATCATCAGGATGTGATAGCCGGAAAGTACCTGGCCCTGGTTAACAAGGCCCTCCGCGCAAATGCATAACCCCCTCCCTGGCGCGCTCCGGCGGCCAGACAGGGCCTAAACTTTTATAGTGACAGTGATGAACGTTTCAATTTTAATACCCACCTACAAACGGCCCGACCTGATTGTTCACGCAATCAACTCCTGCCTTGAGCAGACCTATGCGCCGTATGAAATCGTTATCGGCGACGACTCGCCTGATGACGTGACTGCGGATGTGGTTGCCGAAATTCAGCGGACATCGGCCATCACGATTCGATACATTCACAACAAGCCATCACTCAAGCAGGCGGCTAATGTAAACATGCTGTTCAATGCTGCAACCGGCGATAAGGTCATGCTGCTTCACGACGATGACATGCTGATGCCTAACTCGCTGGACATACTGGTGAACACTTTCAGGGAGCATCCCGGCATCCAGGTGGCATATGGCAAACAGTACATCATCAATGAGAACGGAGTTATTGACCACGCATCGTCGGAGTCGTTCAACCGCGATTTCTACCGCGAAACGAAGTACGCCGGCGACGTTCTAACACCTTTCGAAGCCGGTCTGGGGCAACAGTTCCCGAACAACGGCTACCTGATTGACGCGGACATTGTCAAAAAAATCCAGTGGACGAACGACGCGGGCGACGCCTGCGACTACGACTTCGGCTACCGGGTGGGCGTGGCTGGCTACAAGATGTACTTCGTCGACGAATACCTCGGCAAGTATCGCTTGTCCGACAATTCGATTTCGCTTTTGAAAGAGAACGACGCAGCCTACCAGGCGTTCCGGATCATTAACAACAGTACCCCTACCAGTCCGATGGCGCGCGAAATCCGGGCCCGGCGGCTGAAAGAACGCGCACCTATTGCTATTACCGGTGCCGTGAACATGGGCAAACGCAAAGAGGCTATGTCCATCCTGTTCAGCGAATGGTACCGGAGCAAGCTACTCAGCCTGAGAGGGATCAAACGGCTGCTGTATATCCTGTTCTATGTCAATCCGAATCAGTTGACAAAGCGGGTTTCCAGTCCGAAGAGCCATTGAGTACCAGCCTTTTTTTCAGTAAACCGATCTACCAAAAACCAGTTGTCTCTATGAACGTTGTGCTTACGCAT is a window from the Spirosoma rigui genome containing:
- a CDS encoding polysaccharide biosynthesis/export family protein; the protein is MTQPTGQISGKKVIINLVICQIFLAILSSCVSLKSVTYFQGKDGKDSARYSAIPLATASVPRIEEGDILAIIVASLSEESNKLFNFPNVTPVYTTIFPGATTQGQQPLGYMVDESGNVNLPLAGKIKVSGLSIKEANALLTERLSRYLKDPSVNIRQLNQKVTVIGEVNRPGVLNLLNAQTSLPELIGMAGDLTIFGRRDNVMLIRTKNDKREVVRLDLTSRNVLNSPYFFVQNNDVIYIEPRSARVTAADRTVQLLPIVLGATSSILVLISIFLK
- a CDS encoding GumC family protein; protein product: MRLFFSKYLRNWYWFVLAIGLALGGAYWYLRNSTPIYQVRAVVLVKKDNSGAIGDNIVNAEKGQPAEKNIENEIETLQSRTLVQKVVDNLNLTVAYFKKGKIHENEEIYQTSPIKVTAKELNPLAYQGLMSIRILDKNKYELMDEEGQPIAQYMFNRAIQNDYGNFTVSLIDSLYKPTENVVKVAFYDNDDITQQYQSAIKVVLQNQKSTVLQLSMETPIPAKGKAVLRELLNQYTSSSASARNQEAATTLKFIDDRLKLITGELGNVEKNVESYKSDQGITDLSAEGNLFLGAVRDNDARLNDIGIQLRVLDGVESYLKSSSSGVAPATSMVNDPVLSGLLGKLSELETQEEKYSQTTQPDNPYRKTVTAQIASTKSAIKDYVKNQRQNLVITQKGLNQQNNRISSSMRTIPRKEREYVNIKRQQAIKESLYILLLQKKEETAISYASSVMNIQIMDYPYSSPYPIKPNRSSIFMLAFFAGLLIPAGLISGRSLLNDKVQSRKEIETVTGIPVFGEITRKPKELKNNVIDLTNHTLISEQFKILRANIQHSFGQRDAGDGQVILITSSVSGEGKSFVSLNLALSMSLLNKKAIVLELDLRKPQIVQYLGQPQFSSKGISTYLAGEADYPDLIQQTDAHPNLYFIPSGPIPHNPTELLSNSRIKGLLDQLRREFDYIILDTPPVSMLADAGLLSAYADTALYVVRHEYTPRNYMRLLSDLRDSHKFKSLNLIVNAVNYPNSEDFGYGYNYSKRKAY
- a CDS encoding UpxY family transcription antiterminator; the encoded protein is MVAEKLRAMNIEVYCPLIKSQRQWSDRTKVVEEPLFRSYCFVRLKEHERSVVFGVPGLVRYLFWQGKPAIVRDTEIDSIKSMLNEVDHQLIHAQPLRAGDLLTIKSGVFQDSVGTIVRQDGKIVTVMLESMQLVLKVDLATTSVLS
- a CDS encoding lipopolysaccharide biosynthesis protein produces the protein MKAVIAQFTNKPAYEKALHWAKLISVTGAAQVIVQAVGFASGILVIRLLPTQEYALYTLANTMLGTMTVLADGGIATGVMAQGGKVWQDRTKLGEVLVTGFDLRKKFAVGSLALAIPVLLYLLHHHNADWKTSILIVLALIPAFFTALSGTLLEIAPKLQQRVVPLQKIQIGVALSRLALLSVSIFALPFTFIAILSAGLPQIWANRKIRKISSEYADNTQPVNLEVRKEILSMVKRLLPLDIYYCVSGQLTIWLISIYGSTAGVAQAGALGRLPVALTLFTVLVGSLVLPRFSRIAGERTVVLKQYISIQVGLLLLSVAIVGAVALFSNQILYVLGPQYLGLDSELIVMMAGSVIGFMAASSLFLCTCRGWVMNPIISILVSIGAVVVGLMIIDVTTLKGIFWLNIFTSIVQLSMNVIYGLSRILKLRTSAS
- a CDS encoding glycosyltransferase family 4 protein; translated protein: MVKILLITHRYYPDIGGIESVSAMLSDSFHRAGYDVRVITWTVETGTKSFPYEIVRNPTLGQIIAQLKWADVVFENNPSLRMSWPNLVINKPHVTALHTWISRPTGEKGLVDHLKLSLLDRSDIVTACSTAMKEHCYPKAVVVTNPYDDKTFRRIDTIKRTKDLVFLGRLVSDKGATILVQAFNQLLTDERRRGTAAIRTLTIIGDGPERAQLEADVARFGISDQVTFTGSLRDEALTEELNRHRIMVIPSLWQEPFGVVALEGMACGCIPIVSKVGGLPDAIGNAGLTFTKGDVSSLVDAIYSIADNPSFEEELRRLAVDHLAAHHQDVIAGKYLALVNKALRANA
- a CDS encoding glycosyltransferase family 2 protein, producing MNVSILIPTYKRPDLIVHAINSCLEQTYAPYEIVIGDDSPDDVTADVVAEIQRTSAITIRYIHNKPSLKQAANVNMLFNAATGDKVMLLHDDDMLMPNSLDILVNTFREHPGIQVAYGKQYIINENGVIDHASSESFNRDFYRETKYAGDVLTPFEAGLGQQFPNNGYLIDADIVKKIQWTNDAGDACDYDFGYRVGVAGYKMYFVDEYLGKYRLSDNSISLLKENDAAYQAFRIINNSTPTSPMAREIRARRLKERAPIAITGAVNMGKRKEAMSILFSEWYRSKLLSLRGIKRLLYILFYVNPNQLTKRVSSPKSH